From a single Centropristis striata isolate RG_2023a ecotype Rhode Island chromosome 14, C.striata_1.0, whole genome shotgun sequence genomic region:
- the si:ch211-199g17.2 gene encoding uncharacterized protein si:ch211-199g17.2, producing the protein MQPAEAQKGVPSKSQLFNSLKNFLNIKNRLQPIIGLGSITECVRAGTHNREVLYLCEVCVCRLHDVTDMRNHILGSLHRYNYIKVWHSHLVSKWKKSDLSNLARPLMEMAKILEGKEGPGDVQRLEVGDAVYQKTATLSENDAVTLITMLRDGQGEPVQLEQSQRIVLLARNQQTLSKNSLKTSSDANQTVTFIKPESWEKNTSSEPCVLSENGFLDGYTGTRPLIGLFRMVECRGEDGQTYCFLCHCCRIRSSKKDLFNHLTGSSHLMNYLMETRPEQVEIMMADINDNNELLQSLAKKVEQEEGRGMPTVVNVPGSLCFLLTVKSYHWCIKMLYDEGTHTNIQKSSSAKGPSESETLHQNMPEKCAMMQPQWAKRMTAKRKKRKDTNTVFKVSLPLSKGSMLLKRMSFSMDSLPVSSASDSDPIPSPESQSEDCDLDYDPDSFAMNRAEHTSQVQKDLYSGDENAGQNWGPERNVTVHQYQEVDDYYKENKYFKQSEDITATKYQKVYDDDDDDDYSSSQERSHERFYKEWKNEGPQTQNECLSPALSHSQDWPSLNSSYRLEWYNSTSTVSKENQQNERSSGESQYYYQRQNPSHYTAQDESLETGNEGKHGQYNEFAAHSDVAKINMHHHLGYPLAHSGSIAPEPREKSVIEQRQLQTYMEFPIGYCQTVSQGYMTQPVAHQTIPVGQWMMSNPSYNIGPLTYPHQHFPHPVSDGAGGWAHVPVNWFQHRQALSYGAHSNSMSDVMISGSSH; encoded by the exons ATGCAGCCGGCTGAAGCACAAAAAG gaGTTCCTTCCAAAAGCCAGCTGTTTAATTCTCTGAAGAACTTTCTGAACATCAAGAACAGACTCCAACCCATTATCG GCCTGGGAAGTATTACAGAATGTGTAAGGGCTGGTACACACAACAGAGAAGTACTGTACctgtgtgaggtgtgtgtgtgtcgactTCATGATGTGACTGACATGCGGAACCACATTCTCGGAAGTCTCCATAGATACAACTACATT AAAGTCTGGCACTCCCACTTAGTGTCTAAATGGAAGAAGTCTGACCTGTCAAACCTAGCCCGGCCACTGATGGAGATGGCCAAGATACTTGAGGGAAAAGAAGGACCTGGAGATGTCCAG AGGTTAGAGGTTGGAGATGCTGTATACCAGAAGACGGCGACACTCAGTGAGAATGACG CAGTAACTCTGATAACTATGTTAAGAGATGGGCAGGGTGAACCTGTGCAGCTGGAGCAATCACAGAGGATTGTATTGCTTGCCCGGAACCAACAAACACTGTCCAAAAACTCCCTCAAGACCTCATCAGACGCAAACCAAACTGTAACTTTTATCAAGCCAGAAAGCTGGGAAAAGAACACTTCATCTGAACCCTGCGTGCTATCAGAGAATGGCTTTCTTGACGGCTACACAGGAACCAGGCCTCTTATTG GTCTTTTCCGCATGGTTGAATGCAGAGGAGAAGATGGCCAGACGTACTGTTTCTTATGTCACTGCTGCCGCATCAGATCCAGCAAGAAGGATCTCTTTAATCACCTGACCGGATCTTCCCATCTCATGAATTACTTG atggaAACTCGTCCTGAGCAGGTGGAGATAATGATGGCAGATATTAATGACAACAATGAGCTTCTCCAATCACTGGCCAAGAAAGTGGAGCAAGAAGAGGGCAGAGGCATGCCAACG GTGGTTAACGTACCAGGATCCCTCTGTTTCCTACTGACTGTCAAAAGTTACCACTGGT GTATAAAAATGCTGTATGATGAAGGGACACATACCAACATCCAAAAGTCGAGCTCTGCCAAAG GGCCAAGTGAGAGCGAGACTTTACATCAGAACATGCCAGAGAAATGTGCCATGATGCAGCCACAATGGGCAAAAAGGATGACCGCtaagaggaaaaagaggaaagaCACTAATACTGTGTTTAAGGTAAGCTTGCCGCTCAGCAAAGGCTCAATGCTGCTGAAGAGGATGTCTTTCAGCATGGACAGTCTCCCTGTGTCATCTGCATCCGACTCGGACCCTATTCCCTCACCAGAGTCCCAGTCAGAGGACTGTGACTTGGACTATGACCCTGACTCATTTGCGATGAATCGTGCTGAACACACCTCACAAGTTCAGAAAGACCTCTATAGTGGAGATGAAAATGCTGGTCAAAACTGGGGACCAGAAAGAAACGTCACAGTCCATCAGTATCAGGAGGTGGAcgattattataaagaaaacaaatacttCAAGCAGTCAGAAGACATAACTGCAACAAAATACCAAAAGGTTTATgacgacgatgatgatgatgattacagCAGTTCTCAAGAAAGATCACATGAGAGGTTTTACAAAGAGTGGAAAAATGAAGgcccacagacacaaaatgaatgccTGTCACCTGCTCTGTCCCACAGCCAGGACTGGCCATCTTTGAACTCTTCTTACAGACTTGAGTGGTACAATTCAACTTCGACAGTGTCAAAAGAAAACCAACAGAACGAGAGAAGCTCAGGTGAATCTCAGTATTATTACCAACGGCAAAACCCAAGTCACTACACAGCACAAGATGAAAGTCTTGAGACTGGCAATGAGGGAAAGCATGGTCAGTATAATGAGTTTGCTGCTCATTCAGATGTTGCTAAGATCAACATGCATCATCACTTAGGATATCCCCTTGCTCACAGTGGCAGCATTGCACCAGAGCCTAGAGAAAAGTCTGTTATTGAACAGAGACAATTGCAAACATACATGGAGTTCCCCATTGGTTATTGCCAGACAGTTTCACAAGGTTATATGACACAGCCTGTGGCCCATCAAACCATCCCAGTAGGACAGTGGATGATGTCTAACCCCAGCTACAATATTGGACCTTTGACATATCCTCACCAGCACTTTCCTCATCCAGTCAGCGATGGGGCTGGTGGTTGGGCACATGTCCCAGTCAATTGGTTTCAACACAGGCAGGCTCTGAGTTACGGAGCCCACTCTAATTCTATGTCAGATGTCATGATTTCAGGAAGTTCACATTGA
- the LOC131984782 gene encoding regulation of nuclear pre-mRNA domain-containing protein 1A-like — MSAFSEAALEKKLSELSNSQQSVQTLSLWLIHHRKHSRTIVSVWINELKKAQTSRKLTFLYLANDVIQNSKKKGPEFTQDFAPVIVDAFKHVYRDGEEGCKKQLGRVLSIWQERAVYENNLLDQLSQVLYGEKKAKKRTYEEIRPDDEDFASQSSPAEPPQTADLIRALQELENAASGDSVLRQRISSLPAEVQDTSLLHRITDKESGERLSRLVEEACMLLADYSGRLAAEIDDRRQLTRTLTVFLQSQKDGLTQNEQKLEEYKRKLARVTQVRKELRSRLNNLPGGLYNSSN; from the exons ATGTCAGCTTTCTCTGAGGCGGCTTTAGAAAAGAAACTATCCGAGCTGAGCAACTCACAGCAAAGTGTGCAGACGCTGTCCTTGTGGCTAATTCACCACAGAAAACACTCCAGGACCATTGTCAGTGTTTGGATCAACGAACTGAAAAAAG CTCAGACATCACGCAAGCTGACCTTCCTTTACTTGGCCAATGACGTCATTCAGAACAGCAAGAAGAAAGGACCGGAATTCACTCAGGACTTTGCACCAGTCATCGTTGATGCATTCAAACATGTATACAG AGACGGTGAGGAAGGCTGTAAGAAACAGTTGGGTCGGGTTTTGTCCATCTGGCAGGAGAGAGCTGTGTACGAGAACAACCTGCTGGATCAGCTCTCACAAGTCCTAT ATGGAGAAAAGAAGGCTAAGAAGAGGACTTATGAGGAGATCCGACCAGACGATGAGGACTTTGCTTCCCAGAGCTCCCCAGCCGAGCCCCCACAG ACAGCAGACTTAATCCGAGCTCTGCAAGAGCTGGAGAATGCAGCCTCCGGCGACTCAGTGCTGCGTCAGCGCatctcctccctccctgctgAGGTGCAAGACACGTCACTCCTTCACAGGATCACAG ATAAGGAATCAGGGGAGCGGCTCTCCCGGCTGGTGGAGGAGGCCTGCATGCTGCTAGCAGACTACAGCGGTCGTTTGGCTGCGGAGATCGACGACAGGAGGCAGCTCACTCGCACACTAACAGTCTTCCTGCAGAGCCAGAAGGACGGGCTGACCCAGAACGAGCAGAAACTTGAA gAATACAAACGCAAACTGGCAAGGGTTACCCAGGTTCGGAAGGAGCTGCGTTCACGTCTAAACAATCTTCCAGGAGGGCTCTACAACTCTTCAAACTGA